The Cydia amplana chromosome 1, ilCydAmpl1.1, whole genome shotgun sequence DNA segment agtcgacgttgccggttaaaaaataggtcgcgaaatgcgtagtttatggtcattcaaaaaattaaaaagttaaaaacattgcagtctcgatttcgggactgcaatgtcgcatacaaattccattatttaacgagttccaaacttttttaaactttaaatggccatatcaaatgaaggcataggtccattaaacagccaaacagatgatcaacacttattattataatgttggtaccgcgactatttaggtgtctcaaatacgttggcgtattttcagcagaaaaatacacttcttttttttaaaggcggcaaccaaatctttttaatggttttacttttttctgtgaaaattagaacgttgcttctgtaaaatatttctatttcttgcaccatttttgagaaaagcactatatatgactcggctggaaggctacttgctggcttcggattcaattaaacggactcccaaggtcgtccgtttaaaacgaatcctcagcctgcaagtagctacttccgaacctcgacaataatgtactattgacaatccgcctctatttcaaattctctttgcctaTATCATGACAGTTGCCTTTTTCTATGGTAAGaaagtataagtacttatttatttgctatattaaattaacattaaattATCTCATTACAGTTACCCGCCAACCTCCTGTCAATCTGGTGCGTGCGCACCTTCGGCAGGAAGGCCACCACCATCGCCGCTTTCACCCTCGGCGGCCTATGCCTCCTAACCCTCGGGGTGGTCGGCGACCACTTCTGGCTCAAATTCACACTCGGAACTCTGGGCGTCAGCTTCTTGGCTATTGATGCTACCACCATTTATATCTACTCCTCAGAATTATTCCCTACTGTGGTTAGGAATATGGGTTTGGGGCTGTGTTCTGTAGGTATGAGATTTGGGTCCATGTTAGCTCCGTTCATTTCGAATCTAGCCGTAACTACACCATGGTTGCCGACGGTTATCTTTGGGTTCGCCCCGCTGCTTGGAGCGGTTATTTGTTTGTTGCTGCCAGAAACGAAAGGAAAGAAGTTGCCGGACTCTTTTGAGGATGTTGAAAGTTAGGGTTTCAGTGCCGTATACGAAGGGGGACTCGCATAGCGGGTTTTTGGCAGCTAAATTAAAAATGTGATTTAAAAGCAGGAGGTACTTGCTTGTCCTAGCAGCTTACGGAAGcgagagtaggtaggtacttatgtatatgTCATGGCCAGATCATAGTTTTGATCATTGCTATTGATATTTGATGGTGATTTTTATCTGTATTGAcatttgtatataataaatagctGACGATCATAATgtaaattcgtatagattagcTTAAAATAGGTAACTTATAATTTCATCTTTACTAGGGTTGAGATGATGTAattgtaattttgtataaaatatgaatattttgtTCAGATAAGAACCAAATTCGCCTTGAATTAATGTAGTAGTTATTAAgaatacatatttattgtaattataaaatactttatttatacttagtCTAGTGGTTTTgtacatattcatattttatgacAACAAAATGGATCATTCTGCTTGTTGTCAAAAAGACTCCAGTGATGTAAATTACCCCCGCATAGAAACTTGTTTgcagggggtcagttatctctgcagcttacggTACATACGCGTATAATTATAAATCAATCTTATTGACAATCGGCAAAGTCCATTTTTGCTCTGTCACATTTGTTGAgactaattataattttacCTTAATATCACAATATCATCTTAAGATCTcacataacataacagtttatGTAAGAGTTTTACTAAGCAGAACTATGGGTTGGCCTGGTTGTATGTGTGTTCGTCAGTCCGCGCCTCTCTCGCCCAAAGCGAAGGGTGCCTTCGCAGCTGTCCGCAGGTAGAAATTGCCAGATAacctgaaaaaaaaagattgcTTGGTTAATGCTCTGCAGGTCTTCCGCCACTGGTGCCTCTTATGCTAATCGTGCTAGCCGCCAAGTTATTGAAACTTTTACCTTTAATTTAAAAGTTgtaagtacgtttaccttatgttGTGATATGTGATATtttttacgtaggtatataaataatttaatttgctgCTTAATTCTTTCATAGCTCCCATTTTTTAATTGTAGGCCAGTGGCTCTTTGCACTGTCCTAGTAAGGAAGCATCATTCCTGGCACTGTTAGGCCATGAACTCTCCTCCCTTAACCAACAGCCTAGTACTCTAAGATGAGAGAGACTTACTCAGGGCTGGCCTTAAGTCCCATATAGACGAGGGGTTCTTCCTTGCACTGTCCTCGTAGGAAGGTGTCATAATCCTCGCATTTCCGGGCCATGAACTCGCCCCCCTCTACCGACTCGGCCCAGTACTCCCATGATCGCCAGTGGCTGCAGAAATCTGGAAAAAGTAAATCATACTTAGTGGCAGAACAGGATAGAAAGGTTATTAAGTGATCAATTATCAAATTGGTGTCACTTTGCACTTTTAAAACAGtcattcaatttgaaattttaaacAGCTACGATGGTTGAACCCTTAAGCTACGATGGCTGGATTTCACCACATAGTTCGTAAACTCAGGATAGCCTCACATAGTTCGAAAAACGTCATATGCTCACCAGCAGATTGCCGCCATACTTTTCCCTTAGATTATTAGTAGGGCAGCAAGGTGATGGAGGAAAAAGAATGACGACCATTTTCATCATTAGCTCGGTCGACTAAGGGtagcaccaaactgtttgtcttcGTTAAAAAGTTcgctatattttattgtatggagagtttcatagtaagccgccgcggcgcgccgggtgacgttgatctgtctgtcaagtgcggatggtgaaACTGGCACTAAGTGTCGAAAATATCATGAGACCCACCTTCAACGGTAAGCGGAACTGTGGCCGACAAACACCCCGGCTGCTTGGCTTTCCCCTcattcggccagaagtccgcggCGCCCGTGGCCGCCGGGGATCCGAACCCGCCCCCGTCCGTGTGTATCACGTCCACGAACACGGCGTCCGAGCGGGACATGGCCGGCCCGAGCAGCGGCGGGTAGAAGCCGGGGTAGGCCGGGTCGAGCCCGGTCAACCTGATACATTTACAACAACTATGATTCACAATACGATATTGTGTATaggtcactgacaatccaacctctagactgagcttaggccaattctttcatgaaaccgatgctgccaaaaatacgggggtgcggggggacgaggtgagcgaatcccgtgccgtgattggtccgttcaaagacacggaccaatcacggcacgggattgactcgaagatggagtaacgctaccgtatgtgtggcagagggggtagtgcgactatgctatgtctagaggttggattgtctgtggtataggtgaaccaggatctattgagggtgcgccatgttgcggaatttcactggaactattttttttatactacactgaattgtcaccctatacatgagaataacagcgccctcttgacaattatcatatattactggtcaggctatattgCAATTAATATCCTCTCCGGGTTGTGTTGAGACATATAATGATTTACACATAAGACCTTTTGTACACACAAAaggaataaattaaattaaatgaaatgaaattcaacTTGCATAGTTAAATAAACCCAGATCATAGAATAGATAAACACACATGATGTGACAGCTGAagcagatggcgctgtacaacTGTTGTGTCATGCGCTAATTACCAATAGCCCAACACAATTTTTTTGGCCAGCTTACTTAAGCTACAACTTCTACTTAGAAGCACAGTACCATTTACTTCACCTGTCAAAACAGTGGCTACATATTGACGTAAAATACTCTTTGTTATCAAAACTATTTAGAACGGGATTTCATCAAGTGTCCTGAAAGTTCCGTGGACGGTCGTATTGGTATGGTGATCGATGAGGGTGATCCTTTCTGATATTTGAAAAACGGTACGCTACATACAATGATTGGTTTACGATAACAATTTAGCGACCCCCAGGAAAATTTCGACCCACAGGTTGAAAGACACCTGTCAAAagcgaaaattaaataaatattataggacatttttacacaaattgactaagccccacagtaagctaaaGAAAGAAAATTTAGCCTAAATATACCTGGGCACTTTAGTTTTCCTTTCTGCCAAGAACCGCGCGGCGACGCCGAGCAGCTGCGCCCCCATAGAGTGCCCCACGAGGTGCAGTCCTTCCAGAGACAGTCCGCCTTTTATTAACCGCGCTATTGCCTTCCCTGTCTCTTCACCTACCTGAAAAGAGACGAAAACTacactgccggcctagccaaggtgactatcgcttcgccatcgaatcgctttgtgtctcttccatattagtgcgagagtAACAGTTGCGTTTCAATCGCTACGGTACGTTAGCGATTGACACGTTGGCTACGCCGCCGGACACTCACCAAATccaatgcgaaagtgtgtctgtctgtgtgttacctcttcacgcttataccgctgaaccgatttagttgaaatttggcataagtagagatagtttgagctccgggaaggacataggatagttttggTGAAACGGGGGGGGTGGCACTGCCTGTTAATTGATGAAAACAATTAAGGATATGCTCAAATTTATTGATTGCATTTAGACTTTGTCCAGGCGCTGCTATACTTGCTTTAGCTGCTGTCACTAATTCCTcacagatgaagtcgcgggaaAAACCTagtaatacatacataaattcCAATTTGATTCGGCAATACTCACGTGCCTCCTTGCAGCGCTGGAAACCAGGCcataaaaccaaaaaaaaagcaGCGCACCTGATGGGACACCATCTAAGGGAGACACCTACTAACCGCATTTTGAAAACATCGTTTGAATTGAATTTGAAAACACCTACTAACCGCCTTCAAGCCGATAGCGGAGACTACGTAGTTGCCGAACGCCAGGTTCGACCAGTCGAGGAGTAGCGCGTTGTACTCCCCATTCTGCAAATACGCTTCCATCACGCGCTTGACACTTGCGTCTGTAAACAGCTCCACATAGCTGCAATTTGAAAAGAGAAACagtaacatacctacattttataaaaaaaattgtgacaaTTCACTTTGAATTCCTTTTCCAATAAACTGCCGACAACTTGTCGGGCACCAAACACAATAGCAGAGTAATAATAATCGTCACACGAGTAGTATACTATAAAACTcccatacctatgtaagtttccAATGATGAACGCATTACAATGGCAGGTCTGGACCTGGAGTTACGGAGACTGCAGCGGAGATCAGGCGGGCcgcatgcttgtttgccacagaCATACCTAGTATACAACGAACTATCCTTACCCGTGGGCGTAAACAACGGTGGGCCGCTGCGGATCGAAGTTGGGGTCAGCTAGAAGCCGCGTGGTCTCTCTGATGCGGTACCCGGCCGGTTTGGTTGCGTTTGGACtggaaataatataacaaatagagtctgtgcggaaagagaagagtagtAGAGAatcaaactcaaactcaaaatatactttattcatgtaggcctaagcaacaagcacttatgaatcgtaacatatatattatcttaagctaattaggtatcagagcaatttattgatgttattattccataataatattggattattatacaaatcaaatttaacacaaatttaagaatttcagaAAAGAATCGTCAAagatgaaaaaataattgtataaaaaaaatgtattgggtcccatacatttctcttctctttccgcacagactttataTAAGTTAAACGTCCCTATGCTCATGCCCAATAGATAACCGTGTTCCGTGTACGGGAAAAAACATAaaacaatatatgtatagcaGTAGGTAATATAAACTGTATTGACAATATGTTACCTGTACAATCGTAAGATGACATCGTTGACGCTGATTTTACGGCCTTCGGGTACTGGAACGTAACAGAAACTGTTAATTAATATTTCATATCGACAAAGAAACTGCAGATGCGTGGATAGAGGCGTGCCTCGCCGAAGGCGTCATGGTTGCCCGTTTGCCTCGGGTGAGGTATTCTTAGACCAAGCTGCCTCGCGCGGTATTTTCCTCGCGAGGCAGCTTGTTCTATGTGGTTTAACCACACCGTCCACACCTAACAGAAAGGGCATTCCATGAGCTTTCCCCTACAAATTACGTAATACTCGTACCAACATTATTTCAAAGGTAcatcatatacttggtcaagcagatcttgtcagtagaaaaagacggcaaatttgaaaaatgtaggcgcgaagctgccgcgaagggatatcgtcccatagaaaatttgcgtcaatttttactgacaagatttgcttgaccagcagCAGCATATATATTGTCTGTAGATGATTATATTTTACAAGAGCATTTTTCACATTCATTACGACAGAAAAAAGGCATATTTCGCGTTTGTACGGGACAATTTCGTGGAAAACTGAGGGCCTAAcgtgaaccacgttcgacgtgttgcctctccgtcgcacttgtaaattcgtacgtaagtgcaactcgggaggcaacacgtcgaacgtggttcgtggTTCATG contains these protein-coding regions:
- the LOC134653586 gene encoding pancreatic lipase-related protein 2-like → MDFMTLFFILSVSLSCQGQREASLPLSYDSFRQILRSKVSVPEGRKISVNDVILRLYSPNATKPAGYRIRETTRLLADPNFDPQRPTVVYAHGYVELFTDASVKRVMEAYLQNGEYNALLLDWSNLAFGNYVVSAIGLKAVGEETGKAIARLIKGGLSLEGLHLVGHSMGAQLLGVAARFLAERKTKVPRLTGLDPAYPGFYPPLLGPAMSRSDAVFVDVIHTDGGGFGSPAATGAADFWPNEGKAKQPGCLSATVPLTVEDFCSHWRSWEYWAESVEGGEFMARKCEDYDTFLRGQCKEEPLVYMGLKASPELSGNFYLRTAAKAPFALGERGAD